In Campylobacter suis, a genomic segment contains:
- the recR gene encoding recombination mediator RecR, which translates to MKKGLEKFNELVDAFARLPGVGKKSAQRYAYFVSLQDSFGGLKLAQSIEDAVRFIRRCECCGGLSEDEICDICSDENRDKSKLVIVESPRDILVFEQNAIYDGLYFVLDDLSEQALQKLRSMISKNGINEVIFAFTPGLNSDAIMLFTQEKLGFSELNFSKIAQGVPTGVSLENIDMLSLIKAFESRVKT; encoded by the coding sequence ATGAAAAAAGGGCTTGAGAAATTTAACGAGCTAGTCGATGCTTTTGCTAGACTGCCCGGAGTTGGTAAAAAGTCAGCCCAAAGATATGCCTATTTCGTAAGCTTGCAAGATAGCTTTGGTGGCTTAAAACTTGCACAAAGCATTGAAGATGCGGTTCGATTTATTCGCCGTTGTGAGTGTTGTGGAGGGCTTAGCGAGGATGAAATTTGCGATATTTGTAGCGATGAAAACCGTGATAAAAGCAAGCTTGTTATCGTTGAAAGCCCAAGAGATATTTTAGTTTTTGAACAAAATGCCATTTATGACGGACTTTATTTTGTGCTTGATGACTTAAGCGAGCAAGCTCTACAAAAGCTTCGCTCGATGATCTCTAAAAATGGTATAAATGAAGTGATATTTGCCTTTACTCCTGGGCTAAACTCAGACGCTATAATGCTTTTTACGCAGGAAAAACTAGGTTTTAGCGAGCTAAATTTTAGCAAGATAGCACAGGGAGTGCCTACTGGTGTCAGCCTTGAAAATATAGATATGCTGTCGCTTATAAAGGCATTTGAAAGTCGCGTAAAAACCTAA
- a CDS encoding methylated-DNA--[protein]-cysteine S-methyltransferase has protein sequence MKRAYFSSPIGILELVSNGKQICELNFVENSGKNDKNDENLKKVLRELELYFSGKLRKFSIDIYINASEFEQKIYNSLLQIPYGKTITYGELAASIGRQKAFRAAGNANAKNKIPIIIPCHRVVSTQGLGGYSGGKGIETKRFLLELEQKFKD, from the coding sequence TTGAAAAGGGCATATTTTAGCTCACCTATTGGCATTCTTGAGCTTGTAAGTAATGGCAAGCAAATTTGTGAGCTAAATTTTGTCGAAAATAGTGGCAAAAATGACAAAAATGATGAAAATTTAAAAAAAGTACTAAGAGAGCTTGAGCTTTACTTTTCTGGAAAACTTAGAAAATTTAGTATAGATATTTACATAAACGCAAGCGAATTTGAGCAAAAAATTTACAACTCACTTTTACAAATCCCATACGGCAAAACGATAACTTATGGCGAACTTGCTGCCAGCATAGGTCGACAAAAGGCATTTAGGGCTGCTGGCAATGCAAATGCCAAAAATAAAATCCCCATCATCATACCTTGCCACAGAGTTGTATCCACGCAAGGGCTTGGCGGGTACTCTGGTGGCAAAGGGATAGAAACAAAAAGATTTTTGCTAGAGCTTGAGCAAAAATTTAAAGATTAA
- a CDS encoding ArsS family sensor histidine kinase, producing MKNSIATKITIIFALSFTLVCVLFLTYAKIQKEQALERVRDKQISSINYLLALYERANAPQDLVQYFKNFGLEYVNNAKLAAMVVDKGDLVVARQTPIGLVQSLLYKDDLYLSIKNTTFQFLLQSNEAKNVNDSLLIIFVAAVVLIISLFVSVLRSLAPLRKLTLDIRRFAAGNLDVNIANSFNQDGRKRDEIGEVAYEFDNAVCKIRDLIRSRQLFLRAIMHELKTPIGKGRIVSEMVANDTQKSRLISVFIRLEMLINEFSKIEQLLSKSYSLNYQECHFSLILEQVIDMLMLENFHERVACEINDDVLLRVDYQLFTLAVKNLVDNALKYADDKKAILICSKDEIIVKNLGKPLEFGIEHYMQAFVRGDKNAKSSGMGLGLYIIDQIAQMHKTSLKYRYEDGHHCFVIPLKTEQAKKLKDEKRA from the coding sequence ATGAAAAACTCGATAGCAACAAAGATAACTATAATCTTTGCCCTCTCTTTCACGCTTGTATGTGTGCTCTTTTTGACCTATGCTAAAATTCAAAAAGAGCAGGCTCTTGAGCGTGTAAGAGATAAGCAAATAAGCTCCATAAATTATCTACTAGCACTTTATGAGCGAGCAAATGCTCCCCAAGACTTAGTGCAGTACTTTAAAAATTTTGGTCTAGAGTATGTAAATAACGCAAAACTAGCAGCTATGGTTGTAGATAAGGGTGATTTGGTTGTTGCTCGTCAAACACCCATCGGTCTTGTTCAGTCGCTTTTATATAAAGACGACCTTTATCTTAGTATAAAAAATACCACATTTCAGTTTTTGTTGCAAAGCAATGAGGCAAAAAATGTAAATGACTCGCTGTTAATTATATTTGTTGCAGCCGTTGTGCTTATCATCTCACTTTTTGTTTCAGTTCTTCGCTCTCTTGCTCCGCTAAGAAAGCTAACGCTTGATATAAGGCGTTTTGCAGCTGGTAACTTAGATGTAAATATCGCAAATTCTTTTAACCAAGATGGACGAAAGAGAGATGAGATAGGCGAGGTTGCATATGAGTTTGATAATGCTGTTTGTAAAATTCGTGACCTTATCCGCTCGCGTCAGCTTTTTTTGCGTGCGATAATGCATGAGCTAAAAACACCTATTGGTAAGGGTCGTATCGTTTCAGAGATGGTTGCTAATGATACTCAAAAGTCGCGCCTGATTTCGGTCTTTATCCGCCTTGAGATGTTGATAAATGAATTTAGCAAGATAGAGCAACTACTTTCAAAAAGTTACTCGCTAAACTATCAAGAGTGCCATTTTTCGCTTATCTTAGAGCAGGTTATTGATATGCTTATGCTTGAAAATTTTCACGAAAGAGTTGCGTGTGAGATAAATGATGATGTGCTTTTAAGGGTTGATTATCAGCTTTTTACGCTTGCGGTTAAAAATTTAGTAGATAATGCCCTAAAGTACGCTGATGACAAGAAAGCTATTTTAATATGCAGTAAAGATGAGATTATCGTTAAAAATTTAGGCAAACCGCTTGAGTTTGGTATCGAGCATTATATGCAAGCTTTTGTTAGAGGCGATAAAAACGCTAAGAGCTCTGGTATGGGGCTTGGGCTTTATATCATAGATCAGATCGCACAAATGCATAAAACTAGCCTAAAATACCGTTACGAGGACGGACATCATTGCTTTGTTATCCCGCTAAAAACTGAGCAAGCAAAAAAGTTAAAAGATGAAAAAAGGGCTTGA
- a CDS encoding sodium-dependent transporter yields the protein MNEKFTKIGFVLAMAGSAVGLGNAWKFPTMVGNNGGSAFIVLYLALTFGVAFVAFLAELSVGRLGETDVVNSLYKLAPKHKKTWSLAGFFMITAVLIASFYMVVIGWILYYIYLSFGSLPTQASDAGAIFGKLLSGDVASALICFSAVFFLIFYVVSRGIKGGIEKLNIWMMPTLFILLVLMLFYSLSIGDGFMQAAKFLFVPNFSAITGDTVLAALGLAFFSLSMGVCTVPTYAASLPSGTNLVRSTLSIIFINIMIGIIMGLVVFTFVFAYGADTTQAGPGLIFVSLTTLFAKLGVVGNLLSVAFFTSLLFAGVTSAVSMIEPFVFYLVNRFKISRINALVYVGIFVYILGVFCIFSYYEPTAANFTLFGKPIFDALDYATSNILMPLGAIVFSFFVGFMLKKEALVMLFSGFMSKGMFEAWYFLLRYITPLAIMAIMIYQLVK from the coding sequence ATGAACGAAAAATTTACAAAAATAGGCTTTGTTTTAGCGATGGCAGGCTCTGCTGTTGGGCTTGGCAATGCTTGGAAATTTCCCACAATGGTCGGCAACAACGGCGGTTCTGCCTTTATAGTACTTTATTTAGCGCTTACTTTTGGTGTTGCTTTTGTGGCATTTTTGGCTGAGCTTAGCGTTGGAAGGCTTGGTGAAACCGATGTTGTAAATTCCCTTTATAAGCTTGCACCAAAACATAAAAAAACTTGGAGTTTGGCTGGGTTTTTCATGATAACAGCTGTTTTAATCGCTTCGTTTTATATGGTTGTTATAGGTTGGATTTTGTATTATATATATCTTAGTTTTGGTTCGCTTCCAACTCAAGCAAGCGATGCTGGAGCGATATTTGGCAAGCTTTTAAGTGGAGATGTTGCAAGTGCGCTTATTTGCTTTAGTGCTGTATTTTTTCTTATATTTTATGTTGTTTCAAGAGGTATAAAAGGAGGCATAGAAAAGCTAAATATATGGATGATGCCAACACTTTTTATTTTGCTTGTGCTTATGCTTTTTTATTCGCTTTCCATAGGCGATGGCTTTATGCAGGCTGCAAAATTTCTTTTTGTTCCAAATTTTAGTGCCATAACTGGCGATACTGTTTTAGCAGCGCTTGGACTTGCATTTTTTTCACTATCAATGGGTGTTTGCACCGTTCCTACATACGCAGCAAGCTTGCCAAGTGGAACAAATCTAGTAAGATCAACACTTTCTATCATCTTTATAAACATAATGATAGGTATCATAATGGGGCTTGTGGTTTTTACCTTTGTTTTTGCCTATGGAGCAGATACTACGCAGGCTGGACCAGGTCTTATTTTTGTTTCGCTCACTACACTATTTGCTAAGCTTGGTGTTGTTGGTAATCTCTTATCGGTGGCATTTTTTACATCACTTTTGTTTGCTGGCGTTACGAGCGCTGTTTCTATGATAGAGCCATTTGTTTTTTACCTTGTAAATAGATTTAAGATATCAAGAATTAATGCACTTGTTTATGTTGGTATTTTTGTCTATATTTTGGGTGTATTTTGTATATTTTCTTACTATGAGCCAACAGCTGCAAATTTCACACTCTTTGGTAAGCCTATTTTTGATGCGCTTGATTATGCTACATCAAATATCTTAATGCCGCTTGGAGCGATAGTTTTTAGCTTTTTTGTAGGTTTTATGCTTAAAAAAGAGGCTCTTGTAATGCTTTTTAGTGGTTTTATGAGTAAGGGCATGTTTGAAGCATGGTACTTTTTGCTTCGCTATATCACACCACTTGCAATCATGGCGATTATGATATATCAACTGGTTAAGTAA
- a CDS encoding c-type cytochrome, protein MKIFATLSLVCILGASAFGASEVYYIRANGEFGKQLSEMAKNYAKDNNQKVDIFVDEDPRVYKDTRILKTGVDRKKGRYSVSLGKEIYDTKCASCHGEQAEKRVGGIKPLKDQSAEDIEDAMVSYRSNTEFGGSMRSVMQNIAKTTSNNDLGAIIAYLKGKDAYINEQYEANKPVSTEKKQGSYLR, encoded by the coding sequence GTGAAAATTTTTGCGACATTATCTTTGGTGTGTATTTTAGGTGCTAGTGCATTCGGTGCTTCTGAAGTGTATTATATCAGGGCAAATGGTGAATTTGGCAAACAGCTAAGCGAAATGGCTAAAAACTACGCCAAAGATAATAATCAAAAAGTCGATATCTTTGTTGATGAAGATCCTAGGGTTTATAAGGATACTAGAATTTTAAAAACAGGTGTTGATAGAAAAAAAGGGCGCTACTCTGTCTCTTTAGGTAAAGAGATCTATGATACAAAATGTGCTAGCTGTCATGGCGAGCAGGCTGAAAAAAGGGTCGGCGGTATAAAGCCATTAAAAGATCAAAGTGCAGAGGATATAGAAGATGCGATGGTGTCTTATCGTTCAAATACAGAGTTTGGTGGCAGTATGCGTAGTGTTATGCAAAATATCGCAAAAACAACAAGCAATAACGACCTCGGTGCGATAATAGCCTATCTAAAAGGCAAAGACGCATACATAAATGAGCAATACGAGGCAAACAAGCCAGTTTCTACAGAGAAAAAACAAGGAAGCTATCTAAGATAA
- a CDS encoding MATE family efflux transporter: protein MQQKSAQLFSNKDIFKLCLPIIIEQFLEHFVGLVASFMAAHVSEDALSSVSLVEFVMALFISVFTAIATGGGVIAGQYLGANDEKNAKNTATQLIWLCFGISLFVMLLMYLFKDAILDILFGRITAEVRQGASIYLLFTAAAVPFIAIYAAAAAIFRAAGNTKLPMFIMLFANFLNLAFAAMAVYVLNFGIFALAICMFLARFLAAVIAIWFLLDDKNKLCIDKSFRYKFNAKIVRKILNIGIPYGFENGMFYLGRILVFSIVALFGTAAIAANSVGGTISIFQVLAGFSIGMGLSVVVSRCVGAGEYEQAKIYAKKGIFIVFCVHIITTFLTFLFLDQILAIYNLSVEAENLARQIVLWHGVVTMLIWPLSFTFPQLFRAAGDSKFAMKVSIVSMFVCRVFLAYVFSVWCGFGMMGTWYAMFVDWVVRAVFFTFRFKNDVWLKFKTV from the coding sequence ATGCAGCAAAAAAGCGCACAACTTTTTTCCAACAAAGATATTTTTAAACTTTGCCTACCCATAATTATCGAGCAGTTTTTAGAGCATTTTGTTGGGCTGGTAGCTTCATTTATGGCAGCACATGTTAGTGAAGATGCACTAAGTTCTGTCTCTTTGGTTGAGTTTGTTATGGCGCTGTTTATTAGTGTCTTTACAGCTATTGCAACTGGTGGTGGTGTTATAGCAGGTCAATACCTTGGTGCAAATGATGAAAAAAATGCCAAAAATACCGCAACTCAGCTCATTTGGCTTTGTTTTGGAATTTCACTTTTTGTGATGTTATTGATGTATCTTTTTAAGGACGCTATACTTGATATTCTTTTTGGGCGCATAACGGCTGAGGTTAGACAAGGGGCTAGCATATACTTACTTTTTACGGCAGCAGCAGTGCCTTTTATAGCGATTTATGCGGCAGCTGCAGCTATTTTTCGTGCGGCTGGAAATACAAAACTTCCTATGTTTATAATGTTATTTGCAAATTTTTTAAATCTTGCTTTTGCTGCCATGGCGGTTTATGTGTTAAATTTTGGCATCTTTGCGCTTGCGATTTGTATGTTTTTGGCTAGATTTTTAGCTGCTGTTATAGCGATATGGTTTTTGCTTGATGATAAAAATAAACTTTGTATAGATAAAAGTTTTAGGTATAAATTTAATGCAAAAATCGTAAGAAAAATTTTAAATATTGGCATACCTTATGGCTTTGAAAATGGTATGTTTTATCTTGGGCGCATACTTGTTTTTAGTATTGTTGCGCTTTTTGGAACAGCTGCTATTGCTGCAAATTCCGTTGGAGGCACGATAAGTATTTTTCAGGTTTTAGCTGGTTTTTCTATCGGCATGGGACTTAGCGTGGTTGTTTCGCGTTGTGTTGGTGCTGGTGAGTATGAGCAGGCAAAAATTTATGCAAAAAAGGGTATTTTTATAGTTTTTTGTGTTCATATTATTACAACATTTCTTACTTTTTTGTTTTTAGATCAAATTTTAGCCATTTACAATCTCTCTGTTGAAGCTGAAAATTTGGCGCGTCAGATAGTTCTTTGGCATGGAGTGGTTACTATGCTTATTTGGCCGCTCTCTTTTACATTTCCACAACTATTTCGTGCGGCAGGTGATTCAAAATTTGCTATGAAGGTCAGTATAGTTTCGATGTTTGTTTGTCGAGTCTTCTTGGCTTATGTTTTTAGTGTTTGGTGTGGGTTTGGTATGATGGGAACATGGTATGCTATGTTTGTTGATTGGGTGGTTAGGGCTGTATTTTTTACTTTCAGGTTTAAAAATGATGTATGGCTTAAATTCAAAACAGTTTAA
- a CDS encoding ABC-F family ATP-binding cassette domain-containing protein — MLEVKGLTQRFASSLLFEDVNLVLKRNNRYGLIGANGAGKSTFLKILSGTIESSSGEIVIENGLKVGVLGQDQFAFENFSIKDAVLYGNKRLYDAVKEKEKLYMSEEFTDEINDRLSQLEIISAEEDPTYEYETRIEKILSSLGLNEFDKLMSEIENSDKVKVLLAQVLFPKPDILFLDEPTNNLDIDAIAWLENELNRHEGTLVVISHDRHFLNRVCTHILDVDFKKIREFSGNYDDWYMAANLMAKQHEMERDKKLKEKEELEKFIARFSANASKAKQATSRAKQLEKLDIAEIAVSSRRDPSILFRTNREIGNELIELTYIDKSFGDKVIFKGLNFKLEKGDKLAIIGHNGVGKSTLCKIITSELMPDNGDVHIGATIELGYFAQDVVNKITGDLKLYEYLQDAKNKDIDEIRKCLGRMLFSGADQEKAVGALSGGEKHRVRLAQLMLHKPNLLIMDEPNNHLDLEAIIALGEAFYNFAGSVICVSHDRELIDAFANRILHLKGNGEVVDFRGSYEEYRASMGLE; from the coding sequence ATGCTTGAAGTTAAAGGACTTACTCAAAGATTTGCTAGCAGCCTACTCTTTGAAGATGTAAATTTAGTACTAAAAAGAAATAATCGCTACGGACTTATAGGCGCAAATGGTGCTGGAAAATCAACATTTCTAAAAATTTTAAGTGGGACGATAGAGTCAAGTAGCGGCGAAATCGTGATAGAAAATGGTTTAAAAGTCGGCGTTTTGGGGCAAGATCAGTTTGCATTTGAAAACTTTAGTATAAAAGATGCTGTTTTATATGGAAATAAGCGACTTTATGATGCGGTAAAAGAGAAAGAAAAGCTTTATATGAGCGAGGAATTTACCGATGAGATAAATGATCGCTTAAGCCAGCTAGAGATAATAAGCGCCGAAGAAGACCCAACCTATGAATACGAAACAAGGATAGAGAAAATTTTAAGCTCGCTTGGGTTAAATGAGTTTGATAAGCTTATGAGTGAGATTGAAAATTCTGACAAAGTTAAGGTTCTTTTGGCTCAGGTTTTGTTTCCAAAGCCTGATATTTTATTTTTAGATGAGCCTACAAACAACCTAGATATTGATGCTATCGCATGGCTAGAAAATGAGCTAAATCGCCATGAAGGAACGCTTGTAGTCATCAGCCACGATAGGCACTTTTTAAATAGGGTTTGCACGCATATTTTGGATGTTGATTTTAAGAAAATTCGTGAGTTTAGTGGCAACTATGATGATTGGTATATGGCTGCAAATTTGATGGCAAAACAGCACGAAATGGAGCGAGATAAAAAGCTAAAAGAAAAAGAGGAGCTTGAAAAATTTATTGCTCGTTTTTCTGCAAATGCAAGTAAAGCAAAGCAAGCAACGAGTCGTGCAAAACAGCTTGAAAAGCTAGACATAGCTGAGATCGCTGTTTCAAGCAGGCGCGATCCTAGTATTTTGTTTCGCACAAATCGCGAGATAGGCAACGAACTTATTGAACTTACATATATAGATAAAAGTTTTGGCGATAAGGTAATTTTTAAAGGGTTAAATTTTAAATTAGAAAAAGGCGATAAGCTTGCCATAATAGGACACAACGGTGTTGGCAAAAGCACACTTTGTAAGATAATAACTTCAGAGCTTATGCCAGATAACGGAGATGTTCATATCGGCGCAACTATTGAGCTTGGATACTTTGCTCAAGATGTTGTAAATAAAATAACTGGCGATTTAAAACTTTATGAATATCTGCAAGATGCTAAAAACAAAGATATAGATGAAATTCGCAAATGCCTTGGCAGAATGCTTTTTAGCGGGGCTGATCAAGAAAAAGCAGTCGGAGCGCTAAGCGGTGGGGAAAAGCACCGTGTAAGACTAGCCCAGCTTATGCTTCATAAGCCAAATTTACTCATCATGGATGAACCAAATAACCATCTAGATCTTGAAGCTATCATCGCTTTAGGCGAAGCATTTTATAACTTTGCTGGCTCAGTTATCTGTGTAAGCCACGACAGAGAGCTTATAGATGCCTTTGCAAATAGAATTTTGCACCTAAAAGGCAATGGCGAAGTGGTTGATTTTCGTGGTAGTTATGAAGAGTATCGTGCAAGCATGGGACTTGAATAA
- a CDS encoding F0F1 ATP synthase subunit C, with protein MKKIVFLVLGLAAFAFGADGEMIKSYTVIAAGLGLGLAALGGAIGMGNTAAATISGTARNPGVGSKLMTTMFIALAMIEAQVIYALVITLILLYANPMLG; from the coding sequence ATGAAAAAGATCGTTTTTTTAGTTCTTGGTCTTGCTGCATTTGCATTTGGTGCTGATGGTGAGATGATTAAGTCATACACAGTTATCGCAGCTGGTCTTGGTCTTGGTCTTGCAGCTCTTGGTGGTGCCATAGGTATGGGCAACACAGCAGCGGCTACTATCAGTGGTACAGCTAGAAACCCTGGTGTAGGCTCAAAGCTTATGACTACGATGTTTATCGCTCTTGCGATGATCGAAGCACAAGTTATCTACGCACTTGTTATAACACTTATCCTTCTTTATGCAAACCCAATGTTGGGCTAA
- a CDS encoding major outer membrane protein has translation MKLAKISLAALVALGAFSSVASATPLEEAIKNVDVSGFARYRYDVKQIKSSDSTEAKEIDRGHKFRITTDFKAAIDDNFFGVLGIRYNSKDDTGNIHDKTSADDKFGVYQLYLGYTAQNTTITAGKQILGTFFTDDEVGTGIKIVNNDIEGLTLAALAFDALDYDTYEADGGLLATAGGANDELNEIFRNKAGLVNNEALTYKPGNLYGVAAIGSYDPIGFQLWYATLTQLVDIAAIELTGDFNITDDVNVGVKAQYAHSDADKKAKKAFTDAVDISYGDGNFYAGELSTSLFGADLSAGYIGYKASGKGYTTFSLEDQGSYINPGELFSDFVDYTLVDGKGSFWFVTAGYTFDDKYFIGAEYIDGNKKTADNTKEKYKEVVGRLGYNYSKKLEFSSFYAHAQVKEKNVSGKNKADHFRFQAKYSF, from the coding sequence ATGAAACTTGCAAAAATTTCACTTGCAGCTTTGGTTGCGTTAGGTGCATTTTCAAGCGTAGCTTCAGCTACACCACTTGAAGAGGCTATAAAAAATGTTGATGTATCTGGTTTTGCTAGATATAGATATGATGTTAAACAAATAAAATCATCAGATTCAACTGAAGCAAAGGAGATCGATCGTGGACATAAATTTAGAATCACGACTGACTTTAAGGCTGCTATTGATGATAACTTCTTTGGTGTTTTAGGTATAAGATATAATTCAAAAGACGATACTGGAAATATTCATGATAAGACCAGTGCAGATGATAAATTTGGTGTATATCAACTATATTTAGGTTACACTGCACAAAATACTACTATTACTGCTGGTAAGCAAATTTTAGGAACTTTCTTTACAGATGACGAAGTTGGCACAGGTATAAAGATAGTAAATAATGACATTGAAGGTTTAACACTTGCAGCTCTTGCATTTGACGCTCTTGATTATGACACATATGAGGCTGATGGTGGTTTATTGGCGACAGCGGGTGGAGCAAATGATGAGTTAAATGAAATTTTTAGAAATAAAGCCGGACTCGTAAATAATGAGGCTTTAACATATAAGCCAGGTAATCTTTATGGTGTAGCAGCTATTGGCTCTTATGATCCAATTGGTTTTCAATTATGGTATGCTACTTTAACCCAGTTAGTTGATATAGCAGCAATAGAATTAACAGGCGATTTTAATATAACTGATGATGTAAATGTTGGCGTAAAGGCTCAATATGCACATTCTGATGCAGATAAAAAAGCTAAAAAAGCATTTACTGATGCAGTTGATATCAGTTATGGAGATGGAAATTTTTATGCTGGTGAGCTTTCTACATCACTATTTGGTGCTGACCTATCTGCTGGCTATATTGGATATAAAGCCAGTGGTAAGGGTTATACGACATTTAGTCTAGAAGATCAGGGTTCATATATCAATCCAGGAGAGCTTTTTTCAGATTTTGTTGATTACACACTTGTAGATGGCAAAGGAAGTTTTTGGTTTGTGACAGCTGGATATACATTTGATGATAAATATTTTATCGGTGCTGAGTATATAGATGGTAATAAAAAGACAGCCGATAACACTAAAGAAAAGTATAAAGAAGTTGTTGGAAGATTAGGCTATAACTATAGCAAAAAGCTTGAGTTTAGCTCATTCTATGCTCATGCACAAGTTAAAGAAAAAAATGTTTCTGGCAAAAATAAAGCTGACCACTTTAGATTTCAAGCTAAATACTCATTCTAA
- a CDS encoding hydrogenase-4 component G, with product MNVSLNQVKGIAGYTNLNQAGQKTEQKDMAESIKQMASSIDVKALTNSYFMQYNSEIFSQTTSSFSAQSSLFDLASGHTPQNLAEILGGIDLNAIGYTGKPLVSLSQDEAAELVSEKGFFGVDQTAERIAGFVLAGAGDSLEKLQAGREGMLRGFKEAEKVWGGELPEISQKTMQKALEAVDKKIAELGGNVLNVTA from the coding sequence ATGAATGTATCATTAAACCAAGTTAAGGGCATTGCTGGTTATACAAACCTTAACCAAGCAGGCCAAAAAACAGAGCAAAAGGATATGGCTGAGTCTATCAAGCAGATGGCGTCAAGCATAGATGTTAAGGCACTTACAAATAGTTATTTTATGCAGTATAATTCTGAAATTTTTAGCCAAACAACATCTAGTTTTTCGGCTCAAAGCTCGCTTTTTGACCTAGCAAGCGGTCACACTCCACAAAATTTAGCTGAAATTTTGGGTGGTATAGACCTAAATGCTATCGGCTATACTGGCAAGCCACTTGTATCACTTTCGCAAGATGAGGCAGCTGAGTTAGTTAGTGAAAAAGGTTTTTTTGGTGTTGATCAAACTGCTGAGCGTATAGCCGGCTTTGTTTTAGCTGGTGCCGGAGATAGCCTTGAAAAGCTACAAGCTGGACGCGAAGGCATGCTTCGTGGTTTTAAGGAAGCTGAGAAGGTTTGGGGTGGAGAGCTACCTGAAATTTCTCAAAAAACTATGCAAAAAGCGCTAGAAGCTGTTGATAAAAAGATAGCTGAGCTTGGTGGCAATGTCTTAAATGTAACTGCGTAA
- a CDS encoding response regulator transcription factor: MINVLMIEDDAEFAQILSEYLENFNIRVTNFEDPYLGISAGVKNFDLLILDLTLPGIDGLEVCKEIRSKYDIPIIISSARSDISDKVVGLQLGADDYLPKPYDPKEMYARITSLIRRYKKTSEVVEETIDSAFRVDEKRHEIFYNNESLVLTPAEFEILSYLIKQHSFSVSREQLVYNCKSLKDKDSKSLDVIIGRLRTKIGDSSKSPKHIFSVRGIGYKLIG, from the coding sequence ATGATAAATGTATTGATGATTGAAGATGATGCAGAATTTGCACAAATTCTTTCCGAATATTTAGAAAATTTTAACATTAGAGTAACAAATTTTGAAGATCCGTATCTTGGCATAAGCGCAGGCGTGAAGAACTTTGACCTACTTATCCTTGACTTGACTCTGCCTGGTATCGACGGACTTGAAGTCTGTAAAGAGATCCGCTCAAAATACGACATACCTATTATCATAAGCTCAGCTCGTTCAGACATTAGCGATAAAGTGGTCGGTCTTCAGCTTGGAGCGGATGACTATCTGCCAAAGCCTTACGATCCAAAAGAGATGTATGCTCGTATCACAAGCCTTATCCGTCGCTATAAAAAAACTAGCGAAGTAGTTGAAGAGACTATAGATAGCGCATTTAGGGTAGATGAAAAGCGTCATGAAATTTTTTATAATAACGAAAGTTTGGTTTTAACGCCTGCTGAGTTTGAAATTTTAAGCTATCTTATAAAACAACATAGCTTTTCGGTGTCTCGCGAGCAGCTAGTTTATAACTGCAAAAGCCTAAAAGACAAAGACTCAAAAAGTCTTGATGTCATTATCGGACGCCTTCGCACAAAGATAGGCGATAGCTCAAAATCGCCAAAACATATATTTTCAGTTCGTGGCATAGGATATAAGCTTATCGGATGA